Sequence from the Kineosporia corallincola genome:
CAGCGGCGTGGTGTCGGTCGCGATCGAGTTGCGGGCGAGTACCTCCCGAGCGGCGTCACCACCTTCGGCGTCGCGCTGCGCGATCTCGCGCAGCCGGTCCAGGCCGGTAGCACCGAACGGCACCAGCGCCATCGCCGCCGCCACCCGGACGGTGGGGTGCGGATGCGCCACCGCGTGTTCCAGGTCGGGGATCGTGGACGGGTCGATGATCCGGCCGAGGGCGGCACAGGCAGCGGCGAGGACCTCGACGTCCTCCTCCGTGCGCAGCATCGCGGTCAGGTCGCCGGCCGAGCTGGGCATGCTCAGACGGCCGAGGGCGTGGGTGGCGCCGAGCCGGACCGAGGCACTGGGATCGAGCCGCATGCGGGCCTGGAGCCCGGCCACGGCCGGGTACACGCCGAGCACGCCGAGCACCTCGGTGGCGATGGTGCGCACCTCCACCTGCCCGGCCTCCAGCGCCCGGGTCAGCGGATCGGTCGCGTCGGTGCCGATCCGCAGCAACGCCATCGTCACCGGGTGCGGCGGGATCGGGTGCTTGCGGCCCTCGTCCGAGTCCAGGTGCTCCAGCAGGGCGGCGGCCGCCTCCACGGTGCCGATCCGGCCCAGCGCCCGCACGGCGGCCAGCCGGACGTCGGTGTTCCGGTCACCCAGCAGTGCCGCGGCGTCCGGAATCCCCTCGCTGACCCCGGCCGCGCCGAGCAGTTCCACCGCGCGGTAGCGGCGCACCGCCCAGCGTGAGCCGGTGCCCTGCCGGGCCTGGTCGATGGTGCCGCGGCGGCGCAGGATGTCGACCAGCATGCTCCGGTCGGCCCCGCGCAGCTTGGGCAGCAACCCCGCCACCAGCTCCTCGAACGACGTGGTGACGCCGTGGTAGCCGATCAGCATGTCGGCGAGGTCGTGGGCGTCCCCGTCCTCCCAGGTGGCCAGGTAGCGCATCATCACCGGCCGGAGCAGGGCGAGCTCCTGCTCGTGCCGCCGGGCCCGGCGCTCACGCCGCGCCTTCAGCAGTGCCGTGGTGAGCGACAGCCCGATGATCAGCGCGAGGTTGAGAGTGGCGGCGATCAGAAGGATCGCGCCGGTACTCATCTCGGGGTCCGAGCCAGCAGCGCGTCGATCCGGCTGGACAGCTCGCGCGGACTGAAGGGTTTGATCACGTAGTCGTTGCCGCCGGCGGCGAAACCACGCTGGACGTCGGACTCCTGGGCCTTCGCGGTGAGGAACAGCACCGGGATGTCGGCCATCGAGGGGTCCTTGCGCAGCTCCAGGCAGACCTCGATGCCGCTCATCCGCGGCATCATCCAGTCCAGCACCACGACGTCCGGCCGGACGTCCATGATCGCGGCCAGCCCGGCCTCGCCGTCGGCCTCGGCGGTCACCTGGTGACCCGCCGCGGACAGCTTGAACTCCAGCAGACCCCGGATGTCGGAGTCGTCGTCCACAACGACGATGCTGCTCATGATGTCTCCTCGGTCAGACGTCGGTTTCCGGCCAGAGGGCAACAGCTGCCTTCCGACTCCCCACCGCCATCGACGGGACTCCGAATGGGCTACAGGGTGATCTCTGACCCGGGCCCCGTCTCACCCTCTCCCCACCCCTCCCGGATCAGGCCGGGTCAAACCGGATCAGGGCAGGAACAGGCAGGAGTCGCCGAACTCGTGCCACAGGTAGCCGTGCTCCACGGCGTGTGCGTAGGCGTCGCGCACCAGGCCCGGTCCGGCCACCGCCTCCAGCATGAGCAGGTGGGAGGCCTCGGGGTCGTGCCAGCCGGTGATCAGGCCGTCCACCACCCGCACCGGTCGCTCCCGGGAGATCACCAGATCGGTCCAGCCACGCGCGGGACGAACCTGACCCTCCGGATGAGTCGCCGATTCCAGCGCCCGGGTGACGGTGGTACCCACAGCGATCACCCGGCCACCCGTCCGGCGGGTCCAGTTCACCAGTGCCGCCGTCGATTCCGGCACCCGGTACGGCTCGGCGGGCGGGGCCTCGCCGGTCTCCAGCGACGAAACCCCCGCGTGCAGGGCGATCGGGGCCAGCCGGATCCCGGCCGACACCAGACGGGTCACCAGGTCGGTGCTGAACGGCCGCCCGGCGCTGGGCATCTCGGCACTGGCACCAGGTGCCAGCGGATCGGCGAACACCGTCTGGTAACTCTCCAGGGGCCAGCGGCCCGACAGGTAGCCGTAGCGGATCGGCCGTCCGGGCGGCGTGCCCAGCGGCTGCGTGGTCCAGAGCCGTTCGCCGTCCCCGGCCAGCAGGTTCACGAGAGTGCCGTCGGAAAGCCGAATCTCGTCACCGACCGCGCAGTCGCGCACCCGCTCGGCGGCGTCCGGCGCGCTGCGCACCTCCACCACCCAGGCGTCGTCCGGCAGGTGGGTGGACAGGTGAACGACCACCGGCCCGAGCCGGGCGTGCTCGCCGTCGACCGCGGCGGCCCGGGTGGCCGAGGTGTTCACCACCAGCAGGTCTCCCGGACGCAGGTGGTCGCCGATCCGGTCGAACCTGGTGTCGTGCAGTGCCTCCCGGCCGGCCACCAGCAGCCGCACCTGGTCGCGGGCCAGGCCGCGCGCCTCCGGCGGCCCGGTGGCCTCGGCGCCGGGCGGCAGTTCGAAGGTGGTGCTCGGCCGGATCACGCCCGGGCCCCGGGGACGAGGTCGCCGGCCTGGTAGCGGCCGTTGCCCGGACGCTCGGCGAGCAGACTCCGGAAGGCCGGGACCACGCTCTCGGGCAGCGGCCGGTCCGAGATGTCGTCGTCCGGAAAAGCGGCCTGGTGCATGGGTGTCCGCAGATCGCCCGGGTCGAAGGAGTACACCCGCACACTGCCGGTGCACTCTGCCCCGAGCACCGCCCCGATCTGTTC
This genomic interval carries:
- a CDS encoding HEAT repeat domain-containing protein, with protein sequence MSTGAILLIAATLNLALIIGLSLTTALLKARRERRARRHEQELALLRPVMMRYLATWEDGDAHDLADMLIGYHGVTTSFEELVAGLLPKLRGADRSMLVDILRRRGTIDQARQGTGSRWAVRRYRAVELLGAAGVSEGIPDAAALLGDRNTDVRLAAVRALGRIGTVEAAAALLEHLDSDEGRKHPIPPHPVTMALLRIGTDATDPLTRALEAGQVEVRTIATEVLGVLGVYPAVAGLQARMRLDPSASVRLGATHALGRLSMPSSAGDLTAMLRTEEDVEVLAAACAALGRIIDPSTIPDLEHAVAHPHPTVRVAAAMALVPFGATGLDRLREIAQRDAEGGDAAREVLARNSIATDTTPLISL
- a CDS encoding response regulator transcription factor, translating into MSSIVVVDDDSDIRGLLEFKLSAAGHQVTAEADGEAGLAAIMDVRPDVVVLDWMMPRMSGIEVCLELRKDPSMADIPVLFLTAKAQESDVQRGFAAGGNDYVIKPFSPRELSSRIDALLARTPR
- a CDS encoding S-adenosylmethionine:tRNA ribosyltransferase-isomerase; translation: MIRPSTTFELPPGAEATGPPEARGLARDQVRLLVAGREALHDTRFDRIGDHLRPGDLLVVNTSATRAAAVDGEHARLGPVVVHLSTHLPDDAWVVEVRSAPDAAERVRDCAVGDEIRLSDGTLVNLLAGDGERLWTTQPLGTPPGRPIRYGYLSGRWPLESYQTVFADPLAPGASAEMPSAGRPFSTDLVTRLVSAGIRLAPIALHAGVSSLETGEAPPAEPYRVPESTAALVNWTRRTGGRVIAVGTTVTRALESATHPEGQVRPARGWTDLVISRERPVRVVDGLITGWHDPEASHLLMLEAVAGPGLVRDAYAHAVEHGYLWHEFGDSCLFLP